One genomic segment of Candidatus Zixiibacteriota bacterium includes these proteins:
- a CDS encoding 1-deoxy-D-xylulose-5-phosphate reductoisomerase, giving the protein MGKSKEKKRVVILGSTGSIGRSALQVLKSFEDRFEIFGLSAHRNFELFKCQIREYKPKMAVLTQTESFEKVKRGFRDNKIKIEYGADSINQMVFSPEVDIVINAIVGSAGLLPSFATLQAGKTLALANKESLVMAGELLTDLAKKKGSEILPVDSEHSAIKQCLLAGEKNEVKRLILTASGGPFYLNKKKDLSRVTISQALSHPTWQMGKKITIDSATLMNKGLEVIEAHWLFGIPASQIKVIIHPQSVVHSMVEFVDGTLIAQMSRPDMKMPLQYALLYPERIETNDNFLNLTRIKNLIFLEPDLGRFPALKFCYFALELGGTAPSVLNAANEVAVESFLLRKLSFDKIPMLVRKVLSAHKVKNNPTLEKILEADRWAREESRKFIQRENNR; this is encoded by the coding sequence ATGGGAAAAAGCAAAGAAAAGAAAAGAGTTGTTATTCTTGGTTCCACCGGGTCGATCGGCAGAAGCGCTCTTCAGGTTCTGAAGAGCTTCGAGGATAGGTTCGAGATATTCGGGCTTTCCGCACACAGGAATTTTGAACTGTTTAAGTGCCAGATTAGAGAATACAAGCCTAAAATGGCTGTATTGACTCAAACAGAAAGCTTCGAGAAAGTCAAGCGTGGGTTCAGAGATAATAAAATTAAAATAGAATACGGGGCTGATAGTATCAACCAGATGGTATTTTCACCTGAGGTTGATATCGTCATCAATGCCATAGTCGGCTCTGCCGGTCTTTTACCCAGTTTTGCTACCCTTCAAGCAGGGAAGACTTTGGCTTTAGCCAATAAGGAATCCTTAGTTATGGCAGGGGAGCTTCTGACTGACCTGGCTAAGAAAAAAGGCTCAGAGATTCTCCCGGTTGACAGCGAACATTCTGCCATTAAACAATGCCTGCTGGCCGGGGAAAAAAACGAGGTTAAGAGATTGATATTGACAGCTTCAGGAGGGCCTTTCTATCTAAATAAAAAGAAGGATCTATCCCGGGTAACCATCAGCCAGGCCCTCTCCCATCCTACCTGGCAAATGGGGAAGAAGATCACCATAGATTCAGCTACCTTGATGAATAAAGGGTTAGAGGTGATCGAAGCTCACTGGCTTTTCGGGATACCAGCCTCACAGATAAAGGTGATAATTCACCCCCAGTCAGTGGTTCATTCTATGGTAGAGTTCGTAGATGGCACCCTGATAGCACAGATGAGCAGACCGGATATGAAGATGCCTTTGCAATATGCTCTGCTTTATCCCGAAAGAATCGAGACCAATGATAACTTTCTAAATCTCACCCGGATAAAAAATCTCATTTTTTTAGAGCCGGACCTGGGAAGATTTCCGGCACTAAAGTTCTGTTATTTCGCTTTGGAGCTTGGCGGCACTGCCCCCAGCGTACTGAATGCGGCAAATGAAGTGGCGGTTGAATCCTTTTTACTCAGAAAGCTTTCCTTTGATAAGATACCTATGCTGGTAAGAAAGGTTTTATCCGCACATAAAGTAAAAAATAATCCGACCCTGGAGAAGATCTTAGAAGCAGACAGATGGGCAAGAGAAGAGAGCAGGAAGTTTATTCAGCGAGAGAATAACCGATAA
- the rseP gene encoding RIP metalloprotease RseP: MIDVISFIAALGILVFVHEFGHFLVAKKAGVKVERFSLGFPPKMIGKKIGDTEYCISWIPLGGYVKMAGENPDEEKEKWEPFEFLGKPVWQRGLIIVAGPVMNFLLAILISWGIFFFNGIDRYEKTTVGRVGKDTPAEKAGLKSGDQIILVNGTEVRSFDEMAQIIYKVVRKPVTIKWRRGNEIFEAKITTVKEQVQNEEGKTIEIGMIGIGPERTPPKKLFQSFFAGVGWTVFLVVKTVEFLVGLFTGAASLKMVGGPIFIARTAGETAKLGLANFFSFIALLSVNLSIINILPIPVLDGGHILFLGLEKLRGKPLSLKQRAIIQQIGLAFLLILIIYVSYNDILRWKKG; encoded by the coding sequence ATGATAGATGTCATATCCTTCATAGCAGCTCTGGGGATTTTGGTTTTCGTGCATGAATTTGGCCATTTCCTGGTAGCAAAAAAGGCCGGGGTAAAGGTAGAAAGGTTTTCGTTAGGTTTTCCTCCTAAGATGATAGGCAAGAAGATCGGGGATACTGAATACTGTATTTCCTGGATTCCTCTGGGCGGATACGTGAAGATGGCTGGAGAAAATCCGGATGAAGAAAAAGAGAAGTGGGAGCCTTTTGAATTTTTAGGCAAGCCAGTTTGGCAGAGAGGGTTAATAATCGTTGCGGGACCTGTGATGAATTTTCTCTTGGCTATCCTTATCTCCTGGGGAATATTCTTCTTTAACGGCATAGATCGTTATGAGAAAACAACTGTTGGTCGGGTGGGCAAAGATACCCCGGCAGAAAAAGCCGGACTCAAAAGTGGAGACCAGATCATTTTGGTGAATGGGACCGAAGTTAGAAGTTTTGATGAAATGGCTCAGATTATTTATAAAGTGGTAAGAAAGCCCGTTACTATAAAATGGAGGAGGGGGAACGAAATTTTTGAGGCTAAGATCACAACCGTAAAGGAGCAAGTGCAAAATGAAGAAGGAAAGACTATAGAGATTGGAATGATCGGGATCGGTCCTGAACGCACCCCTCCAAAAAAGCTTTTTCAATCATTTTTTGCGGGGGTAGGGTGGACCGTTTTCCTCGTCGTGAAAACTGTAGAATTTCTGGTAGGGCTTTTCACCGGAGCGGCTTCTCTAAAGATGGTCGGAGGACCGATCTTCATTGCCCGCACAGCCGGGGAGACTGCGAAATTAGGTTTGGCAAACTTTTTCTCCTTTATAGCTTTACTTTCAGTCAACCTCTCGATCATAAACATACTCCCGATACCTGTGCTGGACGGTGGTCATATCCTCTTCTTAGGTCTGGAAAAGTTAAGGGGGAAACCTCTTTCGCTTAAGCAAAGAGCGATCATCCAGCAGATCGGACTGGCTTTTCTCCTGATTTTGATTATCTATGTGAGCTATAATGATATTTTGAGGTGGAAAAAAGGATAA
- a CDS encoding cytochrome b/b6 domain-containing protein, which produces MKESCLTKYKVVFLWGLISLFLPLCSQAKEIRCLSCHGAKDLLMTDEYGRKVSLYIDPSIIKSLIHKDLTCIDCHTEVKDEVHMVKPGIVQCGRCHKATLLEYRESFHGRKYIQGIKDAPWCQDCHGSHDIRSKDDPKSLTYRLNIPKMCDNCHKSPGMAKKYNLQVSEPYKLYRESIHGKAIEEKGLINAAICTDCHESHALKEPTDTSSLIYRHNVPSTCGECHYGDYQVFKESVHGKAALAGNSKAPVCTDCHSEHSIQPPWVNTSTVYPANISRTTCPWCHSAEKITDRYGFVTQRMTKYLDSYHGVDSRAGWKGVANCASCHGYHDVRPSTDPKSSINIANLPRTCGNCHPNAGENFAKGKIHSAITTKKEVGVYIVRRIYIVLIVVVIGGMLLHNSLIIWKRVREKYKEAKEATVIRFNQSEIIQHLLLFLTFTTLAISGFALKFPNAWWAKWMVKTEAGAHLRSDIHRIAAVIFILVCVYNLYYIIFTPRGRAQLRAIFFGPKDILLVIQNINYYLGLTKDIPKFDRYAYMEKAEYWALIWGAIVMTVTGFPMWFENFFLKFMPLWLLNVFRAIHLYEAILASVAIIVWHMFFMIFEPESYPVNLGMMTGRISEKELEEKHGAEYERLKNKDKFRLGRDT; this is translated from the coding sequence GTGAAGGAAAGCTGTTTAACAAAATATAAGGTCGTTTTTCTCTGGGGCTTAATCTCGCTGTTTTTACCTCTCTGTTCACAGGCAAAAGAGATAAGGTGCCTTTCCTGTCACGGGGCTAAAGATTTACTGATGACAGATGAATATGGCAGAAAAGTCTCCTTATATATTGACCCTTCCATAATCAAAAGCTTAATCCATAAAGATTTAACCTGCATCGACTGCCATACTGAGGTCAAAGATGAAGTCCATATGGTCAAACCGGGTATAGTTCAGTGCGGCAGATGTCATAAGGCTACGCTTTTAGAATACCGCGAAAGTTTTCACGGGAGAAAATATATTCAGGGGATAAAGGATGCGCCCTGGTGTCAGGACTGCCACGGCTCGCACGATATCAGGAGCAAGGACGACCCCAAGTCTCTTACTTACCGCCTGAATATTCCCAAGATGTGCGATAATTGCCACAAAAGCCCTGGAATGGCAAAAAAATACAATTTGCAGGTTTCAGAGCCTTACAAGCTTTATCGCGAGAGCATACATGGAAAGGCGATCGAGGAAAAAGGGTTGATCAATGCAGCGATCTGCACTGATTGTCACGAAAGTCATGCGCTTAAAGAGCCAACTGATACTTCTTCTCTGATTTATCGCCATAATGTCCCTTCAACCTGCGGAGAATGTCATTATGGAGATTATCAGGTCTTTAAAGAATCAGTACACGGTAAAGCCGCGCTGGCGGGCAATTCTAAAGCTCCGGTCTGCACCGATTGCCATAGCGAACATTCTATCCAGCCACCCTGGGTTAATACCTCTACGGTCTATCCAGCCAATATCTCCAGGACCACCTGTCCCTGGTGTCATTCAGCAGAAAAGATTACTGATAGATACGGATTCGTCACTCAAAGAATGACTAAATATTTAGACAGCTACCATGGAGTGGATAGTCGTGCGGGTTGGAAAGGGGTGGCTAATTGTGCCAGTTGTCATGGCTATCATGATGTCAGGCCCTCAACCGACCCTAAATCCTCTATTAACATCGCTAACCTTCCCAGGACCTGCGGGAATTGTCATCCTAATGCCGGAGAAAATTTCGCCAAAGGTAAAATCCATTCAGCCATTACTACGAAAAAGGAGGTCGGGGTCTATATAGTCAGAAGGATTTATATCGTTTTGATAGTCGTGGTCATCGGGGGGATGCTTTTGCACAATTCTTTGATAATATGGAAAAGGGTCAGGGAAAAATATAAAGAGGCGAAAGAGGCAACCGTAATCCGCTTCAATCAAAGCGAGATAATCCAGCACCTTTTGCTTTTTTTAACCTTCACTACTTTAGCCATAAGCGGATTCGCTTTGAAGTTTCCGAATGCCTGGTGGGCTAAATGGATGGTAAAAACTGAAGCGGGTGCACATCTGAGGAGTGATATCCACAGAATAGCTGCGGTGATCTTCATTCTGGTGTGTGTGTATAACCTCTACTATATCATTTTCACCCCAAGGGGCAGAGCACAGCTCCGGGCAATATTTTTTGGCCCCAAAGACATACTCCTTGTAATTCAGAATATAAATTACTATTTAGGCCTGACCAAGGATATTCCTAAGTTTGACCGATATGCTTATATGGAGAAAGCTGAGTACTGGGCATTGATCTGGGGTGCTATTGTGATGACTGTAACCGGGTTCCCGATGTGGTTTGAGAACTTCTTCTTGAAGTTTATGCCCCTGTGGCTTTTGAATGTTTTCAGAGCTATTCATCTCTATGAGGCGATCTTAGCCTCTGTAGCGATTATAGTCTGGCATATGTTCTTTATGATCTTTGAGCCGGAAAGCTATCCGGTGAACCTGGGCATGATGACCGGCAGGATCTCGGAAAAGGAGTTAGAGGAAAAACACGGGGCTGAGTACGAAAGGCTGAAAAACAAGGATAAATTTCGTTTGGGCAGGGACACTTGA
- a CDS encoding cytochrome c3 family protein, producing the protein MSKIKKALNLSLLTTVLFLLGSARSWGQFSNADCLNCHGDKTLSKTEKGRTISLYVDESSFKNSIHGELECTNCHQGITDLPHAEKLAAPDCGSCHSDTKEIVSKGMHNLIKDGCWSCHGGHDIKSTQDPNSVTNKNNRAELCLKCHKDRENVYFSTYQHSSVEFPGGAKGKVLCYQCHDSHRATLPEPVKVCGTCHNKIFTELNKSIHAKAKLRELPNCRNCHSEHKIKAGEQEDKFARLTQEISGCRECHSKETEDFFQGMHGKEFQKKNPDVPSCVSCHGAHGILAGKNPESPIFHNNIIKGCVKCHEDEKIMAKYEQLPQPVVFKAFEKSVHGMAVGARGLLVAPACTECHGAHEMRPADDPKSPVNKVNIAHTCAKCHPGIDEVYQRSIHGVTLAKGILDSPTCTDCHGEHGITAVRDPSGRVSPKNIPKTCSACHSEERIVKKYGLLPVAYDTYMNSFHGIAHKYGEMVVADCASCHGYHDILPSSDPRSSINPKNIPQTCGKCHKGASENFARGKVHVEATKESSLGVYIVRTFYTWFIGILGVLFAIYIILDVLGRRRRRIKGF; encoded by the coding sequence ATGTCAAAAATCAAAAAAGCTCTTAACTTGTCTTTATTGACCACGGTCTTGTTCTTACTGGGATCGGCAAGAAGCTGGGGGCAATTCTCCAACGCCGACTGCCTGAACTGTCACGGGGATAAAACACTGAGCAAAACCGAAAAAGGGAGGACTATTTCCCTTTATGTGGATGAGTCTTCATTCAAAAATTCAATTCACGGTGAATTAGAGTGTACGAACTGCCATCAAGGCATTACGGACTTACCCCACGCTGAGAAATTAGCTGCGCCGGATTGCGGAAGCTGTCACTCGGATACAAAAGAGATAGTCTCCAAAGGAATGCACAATCTTATTAAGGACGGGTGCTGGTCCTGTCACGGTGGACATGACATTAAATCAACCCAGGACCCTAATTCCGTCACAAACAAGAATAACCGGGCTGAATTATGTCTTAAATGCCATAAGGACAGGGAAAACGTTTACTTTTCCACCTACCAGCATAGCTCAGTTGAGTTCCCTGGTGGGGCTAAAGGGAAGGTTCTTTGCTATCAATGCCATGATTCACATCGGGCTACCCTGCCGGAGCCGGTAAAAGTCTGCGGCACCTGTCATAATAAAATCTTTACCGAATTAAATAAAAGCATTCATGCTAAGGCTAAATTAAGAGAGCTGCCCAATTGTAGAAACTGTCATTCTGAACACAAAATAAAAGCAGGAGAACAGGAGGATAAATTCGCTCGCCTGACCCAGGAGATCTCCGGCTGTCGGGAGTGTCATTCCAAGGAAACTGAGGATTTTTTTCAAGGGATGCATGGGAAAGAATTCCAGAAGAAAAACCCAGATGTGCCCTCCTGTGTGAGCTGTCATGGTGCTCATGGGATTTTAGCTGGAAAGAATCCTGAATCTCCAATCTTTCATAACAATATAATTAAGGGCTGCGTCAAGTGTCACGAGGATGAGAAGATTATGGCAAAATACGAACAACTACCTCAGCCGGTTGTTTTTAAAGCCTTTGAGAAAAGCGTTCACGGAATGGCAGTTGGAGCACGTGGTCTTTTAGTTGCACCAGCCTGTACCGAATGTCATGGAGCTCACGAGATGAGACCGGCAGACGACCCCAAATCGCCAGTGAACAAAGTCAATATAGCTCATACCTGCGCTAAATGCCATCCGGGAATAGATGAGGTATATCAAAGGAGTATACACGGTGTAACTTTAGCTAAAGGAATCTTAGATTCGCCAACCTGCACTGATTGTCACGGCGAGCATGGTATAACCGCGGTCAGAGATCCCTCTGGTAGAGTCAGTCCTAAAAATATCCCCAAGACCTGCAGCGCCTGTCATTCCGAGGAAAGAATCGTTAAAAAATATGGGCTCTTGCCAGTTGCCTATGATACCTACATGAATAGCTTTCACGGGATTGCTCACAAGTATGGAGAGATGGTGGTTGCAGATTGCGCCAGTTGCCATGGATATCACGATATATTGCCCTCCTCTGACCCCAGGTCATCAATAAATCCTAAAAACATACCCCAGACTTGCGGAAAATGTCACAAAGGGGCTTCAGAGAATTTTGCCAGGGGGAAGGTTCATGTCGAAGCTACTAAGGAATCATCCTTAGGGGTTTATATCGTGAGAACGTTTTATACCTGGTTCATAGGAATTTTAGGAGTTCTTTTTGCCATATATATCATTCTGGACGTTTTAGGAAGGAGAAGGCGAAGAATAAAGGGGTTTTAA
- a CDS encoding cytochrome b/b6 domain-containing protein — translation MEEKMMVQRFTRSQRVQHFLLLISFIILIITGLALKFHDSWLGKLVINLEGGVIARGIFHRFAAVLLIFVAIYHFFYIIFTRYAHEEFLLMLPKFKDFKDAFQNVAFTLGLSSEHPKIDKYAPQDKFQYWAVVAGSFLMIITGLVLWYQTQAMLVLPKWAIDITRVMHSYQGVIIAVVILLWHLYIVHLNPKRFPMSRIWIDGKVSLEELKVEHPLEYERKYQGVADEKN, via the coding sequence ATGGAAGAGAAAATGATGGTCCAAAGGTTTACCCGTAGCCAGAGGGTTCAGCACTTTCTTCTGCTGATCAGCTTCATAATCCTCATTATCACGGGCCTGGCTTTGAAATTTCATGATTCCTGGCTCGGCAAGCTGGTGATCAATTTGGAAGGAGGGGTGATCGCCAGGGGTATCTTTCATCGTTTTGCCGCAGTCCTTTTAATCTTTGTAGCAATTTATCACTTTTTCTATATCATCTTTACCCGTTATGCGCATGAAGAATTTTTACTAATGCTTCCAAAGTTTAAGGATTTTAAAGATGCTTTTCAAAACGTCGCATTTACTTTAGGCCTTTCCTCTGAACATCCCAAGATCGATAAATATGCTCCGCAGGATAAATTTCAGTACTGGGCAGTAGTAGCTGGCTCCTTTCTGATGATAATAACCGGGCTGGTGCTCTGGTATCAGACCCAGGCGATGCTGGTGCTTCCCAAATGGGCGATAGACATAACCAGAGTAATGCATAGCTATCAAGGGGTGATAATCGCAGTGGTCATATTACTCTGGCACCTGTATATCGTTCATTTGAATCCCAAGAGATTTCCGATGTCCCGTATATGGATTGATGGCAAAGTTTCTTTAGAGGAGCTTAAAGTCGAGCACCCCTTGGAATATGAGCGTAAATATCAAGGCGTAGCTGATGAAAAAAATTAG
- a CDS encoding cytochrome c3 family protein, with translation MKKIRIIIYLCFFLISLSVHGLTQELPSNQECRHCHSNPNLKKVLTDGRVISEYVDFDLFYTSVHKKQACVYCHIDATNFPCKNLRKVNCQRCHYKGNLAGAPDLIKYKEYGESVHGRATALGDVKAPMCQDCHGSHYIFDKADTLSRTNKEHIPQTCGACHVNIYSVYKISVHGEALRSKHILAAPSCADCHGEHNIKEHIDPKSKVFLTQVSVTCARCHANMELIKKYDIPVEPVETYRESFHGVAIKFGAKTVANCSSCHEVHAIFKSDDPRSSIYVDNIPKTCGKCHPGASENFAKGKIHINPAKKEAGIIYYVSQFFKYLTLSVMLALIIYIILDLRKKLIVKRKGEE, from the coding sequence ATGAAAAAAATTAGAATTATAATATACCTTTGTTTTTTTTTAATCTCTTTATCGGTTCACGGGCTGACTCAAGAGCTTCCCTCTAACCAGGAATGCAGGCATTGCCATTCTAATCCCAATTTAAAGAAAGTTCTAACAGATGGAAGGGTTATCTCAGAATATGTCGATTTTGACCTTTTTTATACATCAGTGCATAAGAAACAAGCCTGTGTTTATTGCCATATAGATGCTACCAATTTCCCCTGTAAAAATCTACGGAAAGTTAATTGCCAGAGATGTCATTATAAAGGGAACTTAGCCGGGGCCCCTGATTTAATTAAATATAAAGAATATGGTGAAAGCGTGCATGGAAGAGCCACCGCCTTAGGGGATGTCAAAGCTCCTATGTGCCAGGACTGTCACGGCTCTCATTATATCTTCGACAAAGCTGATACCTTGTCTCGAACCAATAAGGAGCATATTCCTCAGACCTGTGGGGCCTGTCATGTTAATATTTATAGTGTATATAAAATAAGCGTGCATGGTGAGGCGCTCAGGAGTAAACATATTCTGGCAGCCCCATCCTGCGCTGATTGTCATGGGGAGCATAATATAAAGGAACATATTGATCCTAAATCCAAGGTGTTTTTAACTCAGGTCTCTGTCACCTGCGCCAGATGTCATGCTAATATGGAATTGATCAAAAAATATGACATCCCGGTTGAGCCGGTGGAGACCTACAGGGAAAGCTTTCATGGAGTGGCGATTAAATTCGGAGCCAAAACAGTCGCCAATTGCTCCAGCTGCCATGAGGTGCATGCCATCTTCAAATCGGATGATCCCCGTTCCTCCATCTATGTCGATAATATCCCCAAAACCTGCGGCAAATGCCATCCGGGAGCAAGTGAAAATTTCGCCAAAGGGAAGATTCATATAAATCCCGCTAAAAAAGAGGCTGGGATAATCTATTATGTAAGCCAGTTCTTTAAATACCTGACCCTATCAGTGATGTTGGCTTTAATAATTTACATTATTCTGGATTTAAGGAAGAAGTTAATAGTTAAAAGAAAAGGTGAAGAGTAA
- a CDS encoding cytochrome b/b6 domain-containing protein: protein MFFSKKKKELEPKVSLDKLQGEIEQEIWDDLTKDLSLTPHLKEEIKKLVKERAREELQKELKDRYAELREEKVEIPPLEEKKKEEVMYPRLSLDIRIQHIILMVSTLILIITGLPIKFHELAWAKFFFSAIGGLQVSRILHRVGAAGLIGIALYHLLFLAFSREGREIFRELLPRPKDVKDLWITLNYLLGRKREKAKFGKFTYIEKFDYWAVYWGMVVMVLSGLILWFLGTALRIFPKFVADIAKEAHSDEALLATSAIIIWHFYNAHLNPEKFPMNRSWLTGRISEKEMEREHFLEWVEIQKQEEIVAEKADEGKVEEQKG from the coding sequence ATGTTTTTCAGCAAGAAGAAAAAAGAACTTGAACCAAAAGTAAGCCTGGATAAACTTCAGGGAGAGATAGAGCAGGAGATCTGGGACGATCTGACCAAAGACCTTTCTCTTACTCCACATCTTAAGGAGGAGATAAAAAAGTTAGTTAAGGAAAGAGCCAGAGAAGAACTTCAAAAGGAGCTTAAGGATAGATATGCGGAGCTGAGAGAAGAAAAAGTCGAGATTCCACCTCTTGAAGAGAAGAAGAAAGAAGAAGTGATGTATCCTCGGCTGAGCCTGGATATTAGAATTCAGCATATCATCCTGATGGTTTCTACTTTGATTCTGATCATCACCGGTTTACCGATTAAGTTCCACGAATTAGCCTGGGCTAAGTTTTTCTTCTCCGCAATTGGCGGGCTGCAGGTGAGCAGGATTTTACATCGGGTCGGAGCAGCTGGTCTTATCGGGATTGCCTTATACCATCTTCTGTTCCTGGCTTTCAGCCGGGAGGGAAGGGAAATCTTCAGGGAACTCCTTCCCAGGCCCAAGGATGTTAAAGACCTCTGGATCACGCTCAATTATTTACTGGGCAGGAAAAGGGAAAAGGCCAAGTTCGGGAAATTTACCTACATTGAGAAGTTCGATTACTGGGCAGTTTACTGGGGTATGGTGGTTATGGTGCTATCCGGGCTAATCCTCTGGTTTTTAGGTACTGCTCTTAGGATTTTTCCAAAATTCGTAGCCGATATCGCCAAAGAAGCCCATTCGGACGAAGCCCTGTTAGCCACTTCAGCCATCATCATCTGGCATTTCTACAATGCCCATCTGAACCCGGAAAAATTTCCGATGAACCGCAGTTGGCTTACTGGCAGAATCTCCGAGAAAGAGATGGAAAGAGAGCATTTCCTGGAATGGGTCGAAATTCAGAAACAAGAAGAGATAGTGGCAGAAAAGGCGGATGAGGGAAAAGTCGAGGAGCAGAAGGGGTAA
- the lepB gene encoding signal peptidase I yields MKLFSKKEKPKKKKSILREYVESFAIALILALMIKTSVVEAYKIPSGSMEDTLLIGDFLLANKFIYGSKLPIPFTNIHLPALREPKAGDIVIFKYPQDQKVNYIKRCVAVAGDTILIKDKVLYVNSRIFPNPPESKFTDKTVLPQGMGNRDNFGPYVVPQGNIFMMGDNRDNSYDSRFWGPLDRRLVLGQAMIIHYSWEPDLNAPEVRRDDLLSIPKNIAYNVIHFPQRVRWNRIGHIIK; encoded by the coding sequence ATGAAACTCTTTTCTAAGAAAGAAAAACCGAAAAAGAAAAAATCTATCCTGAGGGAATATGTCGAATCATTTGCCATAGCCCTTATTTTAGCCCTGATGATCAAGACTTCTGTGGTGGAGGCTTACAAGATACCCTCTGGCTCAATGGAGGATACTCTGTTGATCGGGGATTTTCTCCTGGCTAATAAATTCATTTACGGTTCAAAACTTCCCATACCTTTTACCAATATTCATCTTCCAGCCCTGCGGGAGCCTAAAGCCGGGGATATAGTCATCTTCAAATATCCACAAGACCAGAAGGTGAATTACATTAAAAGATGTGTAGCTGTGGCTGGAGACACGATTTTGATCAAGGACAAGGTACTTTATGTTAACAGCAGGATATTTCCCAATCCTCCGGAGTCTAAATTCACTGATAAGACTGTCTTACCTCAGGGGATGGGTAACCGGGATAATTTTGGCCCTTATGTTGTCCCCCAGGGGAATATCTTTATGATGGGAGATAACCGGGATAATAGTTACGACAGCAGATTCTGGGGCCCACTGGATCGCAGGCTGGTATTAGGCCAAGCGATGATCATCCACTACTCCTGGGAACCGGATCTGAACGCTCCTGAGGTAAGGAGGGATGATTTACTCTCTATTCCGAAAAATATCGCCTACAATGTTATCCATTTCCCGCAAAGGGTCAGATGGAATAGGATAGGACATATAATTAAATAA